In a genomic window of Flavobacterium crassostreae:
- a CDS encoding riboflavin synthase, with translation MFTGIIETLGTIEDIQKDKDNLHITIESAITNELKIDQSVAHNGICLTVVAIKDNSYTVTAIGETIQKTNISHWNIGDAVNLERAMRLGDRLDGHIVQGHVDQTARCIYTQETNGSWIYTFEYDTALNNLTIEKGSITVNGVSLTVVDSKRNQFSVAIIPYTHQHTNFNTFKTGTLINLEFDVIGKYVTRLHQNKM, from the coding sequence ATGTTTACAGGAATAATAGAAACCCTTGGCACTATTGAAGATATTCAAAAAGACAAAGACAACTTACACATTACCATAGAGTCTGCCATAACCAACGAATTAAAAATTGATCAAAGTGTTGCTCATAACGGCATCTGTCTTACGGTAGTAGCTATTAAAGACAATTCTTACACTGTTACCGCAATTGGCGAAACGATTCAAAAAACCAACATAAGCCATTGGAATATTGGCGACGCAGTCAATCTGGAACGAGCAATGAGACTAGGCGATAGGCTTGACGGACACATTGTTCAAGGCCATGTAGACCAAACAGCTCGCTGTATTTATACCCAAGAAACCAACGGAAGTTGGATCTATACTTTTGAATACGATACTGCCCTAAACAATCTAACCATAGAAAAAGGATCTATTACCGTAAATGGCGTTAGCCTAACAGTGGTGGACTCTAAAAGAAATCAATTTAGCGTAGCTATAATTCCGTATACACACCAACATACCAACTTTAACACCTTCAAAACAGGCACTCTAATTAATTTAGAGTTTGACGTTATAGGCAAATATGTCACTAGACTGCATCAAAACAAAATGTAA
- the pdxA gene encoding 4-hydroxythreonine-4-phosphate dehydrogenase PdxA: MMKRAENIIVGISIGDLNGIGSEVVLKTFEDNRMLELCTPVIFANVKILSFIKKNLGATTALHGIDRLDQVVLGKINVLNLWKEGVDLNLGVNDEKVGAYAITSFVAATNALKEGLVDVLVTAPINKYNIQSEAFSFPGHTDYLDQELEGNALMLMVQDNLRVGLLTDHIPLSQVASHLTEELITRKVATVKKALIQDFSINNPKIAVLGLNPHCGDGGVIGKEEDAVLKPTLKKIFEKGTLVFGPFAADGFFGSSQYQNYDAILAVYHDQGLIPFKTLSFGKGVNFTAGLDKIRTSPDHGTAYEIAGKNQADHNSFKEAVYLALDVYRSRMEYQEISKAPLKLKEK, translated from the coding sequence ATTATGAAAAGAGCAGAAAATATAATAGTTGGAATTTCAATAGGAGATTTAAACGGTATTGGAAGCGAAGTTGTGCTTAAAACATTTGAAGACAATAGAATGTTGGAGTTGTGTACACCGGTTATTTTTGCTAATGTCAAGATCTTATCTTTTATCAAAAAAAATTTAGGAGCCACTACCGCCTTGCACGGAATAGATCGCTTGGATCAAGTTGTTTTAGGTAAAATAAATGTGCTAAACCTCTGGAAAGAAGGAGTGGATTTAAATCTAGGAGTTAATGACGAAAAAGTAGGAGCGTATGCTATTACGTCTTTTGTGGCAGCAACCAATGCCTTAAAAGAAGGTCTGGTAGACGTGTTGGTTACGGCTCCCATAAACAAATACAACATCCAGTCTGAGGCGTTTTCGTTTCCGGGGCATACCGATTATTTGGATCAAGAATTAGAAGGAAATGCTTTAATGTTAATGGTACAAGATAATCTAAGAGTGGGCTTGTTGACCGATCATATTCCGCTAAGCCAAGTTGCGTCTCATTTGACAGAAGAATTAATAACACGAAAAGTTGCCACCGTAAAAAAAGCGTTAATTCAGGATTTTAGTATAAATAATCCAAAAATTGCAGTATTGGGGCTGAATCCACATTGTGGAGACGGAGGCGTTATAGGTAAAGAAGAAGATGCCGTTTTAAAGCCTACTTTGAAAAAAATATTTGAAAAAGGAACGCTTGTTTTTGGTCCATTTGCCGCGGATGGCTTTTTTGGGAGTAGCCAATACCAAAATTATGACGCCATACTAGCGGTGTATCACGACCAAGGATTGATCCCTTTTAAAACATTGTCCTTTGGCAAAGGAGTTAATTTTACGGCAGGTTTGGATAAAATCAGAACCTCGCCAGATCATGGTACAGCCTACGAAATAGCTGGAAAAAACCAAGCGGATCACAACTCATTTAAAGAAGCCGTGTATCTTGCCTTAGATGTTTATCGTTCCAGAATGGAATACCAAGAAATCAGTAAAGCGCCCTTAAAATTAAAAGAAAAATAG
- a CDS encoding YceD family protein encodes MNKTKEYLIPFVGLKQGKHHFEYQLSNAFFEIFDYDEFDNSDIKVNVVLEKKSTMLELAFQHQGTVRVLCDVTSEEFDLPIEGSMKLIVRFGEEFNNDNEELLIVPFGEFEIDIAQYIYEMIVLSVPLKRVHPGVADGSLKTETLDILNELKVSETKQEEKEENIDPRWDKLKQLLTDK; translated from the coding sequence ATGAACAAAACAAAAGAATATTTAATTCCTTTTGTGGGATTAAAGCAAGGAAAACATCATTTTGAGTATCAATTAAGTAATGCGTTCTTTGAAATCTTTGATTATGACGAATTTGATAATTCAGACATCAAAGTAAATGTAGTTTTAGAGAAGAAGAGCACGATGTTGGAGTTAGCTTTTCAGCACCAAGGAACCGTTAGAGTTCTTTGTGATGTAACAAGCGAAGAATTTGACCTGCCTATCGAGGGTAGTATGAAATTAATTGTTCGTTTTGGAGAGGAGTTTAATAATGATAACGAAGAATTGCTTATTGTACCTTTTGGGGAATTTGAGATAGATATAGCGCAATATATTTATGAAATGATTGTGCTTTCAGTACCTCTAAAACGAGTTCATCCAGGAGTTGCCGACGGAAGTTTAAAAACAGAAACCTTAGACATACTCAATGAACTAAAAGTAAGTGAAACAAAACAAGAAGAAAAAGAAGAAAATATTGACCCTAGATGGGACAAATTAAAGCAACTATTAACGGATAAATAA
- the rpmF gene encoding 50S ribosomal protein L32 translates to MAHPKRKISKTRRDKRRTHYKATVAQIATCPITGEAHLYHRAYWHEGKMYYRGQVVIDKSVAVA, encoded by the coding sequence ATGGCACATCCTAAGAGAAAAATCTCCAAAACAAGAAGAGATAAAAGAAGAACACATTATAAAGCTACTGTAGCACAGATTGCTACTTGCCCAATCACGGGTGAAGCACATTTATACCACAGAGCCTACTGGCACGAAGGTAAAATGTATTACAGAGGGCAAGTGGTTATAGATAAATCTGTAGCGGTTGCTTAA
- a CDS encoding beta-ketoacyl-ACP synthase III → MNKITAAITAVGAYVPDFILTNKALETMVDTNDEWIISRTGIKERRILKDADKGTSYLAIKAAQDLIAKANIDPLEIDLLLMATATSDMPVAATGVYVASAIGATNAFSYDLQAACSSFLYGMSTAAAYIESGRYKKVLLIGADKMSSIVDYTDRSTCIIFGDGAGAALFEPNYEGLGLQDEYLRSDGVGRDFLKIDAGGSLNPTSETTLKERRHNITQDGKTVFKYAVTNMADASELILKRNNLTNQDVDWLVPHQANKRIIDATANRMNLEDSKVLMNIEKYGNTTSATLPLVLNDFEHKFKKGDTIILAAFGGGFTWGSIYLKWAYDKK, encoded by the coding sequence ATGAATAAAATTACCGCCGCAATTACCGCTGTTGGTGCCTATGTTCCAGACTTTATTTTAACCAATAAAGCTCTAGAGACCATGGTAGATACAAACGATGAGTGGATTATCTCTCGTACAGGAATTAAAGAAAGAAGAATCCTTAAAGATGCAGATAAAGGAACCTCTTATTTGGCAATAAAAGCTGCTCAAGATTTAATTGCTAAGGCAAATATCGATCCCTTAGAGATAGATTTATTGCTTATGGCAACTGCCACATCTGATATGCCCGTAGCGGCAACAGGAGTTTATGTAGCCTCTGCTATAGGTGCAACAAATGCTTTTTCGTATGATTTGCAAGCAGCTTGTTCTAGCTTTTTGTACGGTATGTCTACAGCGGCCGCCTACATAGAGTCCGGAAGGTACAAAAAAGTATTGCTTATAGGAGCAGATAAAATGTCTTCTATTGTAGATTATACCGACCGTTCTACATGCATTATTTTTGGAGATGGTGCAGGTGCAGCATTGTTTGAACCTAATTATGAAGGATTGGGACTGCAAGATGAATACTTAAGAAGTGATGGAGTAGGGCGCGATTTCTTAAAAATTGATGCCGGTGGGTCTTTAAACCCAACCTCCGAAACTACCTTAAAAGAAAGAAGACACAACATTACTCAAGACGGTAAGACAGTATTTAAATATGCCGTAACCAATATGGCGGATGCTAGTGAATTAATTTTAAAAAGAAATAATTTAACCAATCAAGACGTAGATTGGTTAGTGCCGCACCAAGCAAACAAAAGAATTATTGACGCCACAGCAAATAGAATGAACTTAGAAGATTCTAAGGTGTTGATGAATATAGAAAAATACGGTAACACCACCTCAGCAACATTACCATTGGTTTTAAATGATTTTGAGCATAAATTCAAAAAAGGCGATACCATTATACTTGCTGCTTTTGGAGGCGGATTTACTTGGGGTTCTATTTATTTAAAATGGGCTTACGACAAAAAATAA
- the accB gene encoding acetyl-CoA carboxylase biotin carboxyl carrier protein, with the protein MDLKEIQNLIKFVANTGVAEVKLEMDDVKITIRTTLEGSTETTYVQQLPAQNTLQQALAPQPVVPAAPVAVAPAEDSKYIVVKSPIIGTFYRKPSPDKAVFVEVGTNINKGDVVCVIEAMKLFNEIESEVSGKIVKILVDDMSPVEFDQPLFLVDPS; encoded by the coding sequence ATGGATTTAAAAGAAATTCAGAATCTAATCAAATTTGTAGCAAACACAGGAGTTGCAGAAGTTAAATTAGAAATGGATGATGTAAAAATCACCATTAGAACCACTTTAGAAGGTAGTACAGAAACCACGTATGTACAACAACTACCAGCTCAAAACACCTTACAACAAGCCTTAGCGCCACAACCAGTAGTTCCGGCTGCACCAGTAGCTGTTGCACCAGCTGAAGATTCAAAATATATTGTTGTCAAATCTCCGATCATTGGTACTTTTTACAGAAAGCCATCTCCAGATAAGGCGGTGTTTGTAGAAGTAGGAACTAACATCAATAAAGGAGACGTTGTATGCGTAATTGAAGCCATGAAATTATTTAACGAAATAGAATCTGAGGTTTCTGGAAAAATAGTAAAAATTCTTGTGGATGACATGTCACCAGTAGAATTTGATCAGCCATTATTTTTAGTGGATCCATCTTAA